From the Microplitis mediator isolate UGA2020A chromosome 6, iyMicMedi2.1, whole genome shotgun sequence genome, one window contains:
- the LOC130669334 gene encoding SUMO-activating enzyme subunit 2 encodes MAATIDGVFNPELQTAILKSKVLVVGAGGIGCEILKNLVMTGFHDIEIIDLDTIDVSNLNRQFLFQKQHVGKSKSAVARETALTFNSDAKITAYHDSITSSDYGLNFFKKFDVVMGALDNRAARNHVNRMCLAADVPLIESGTAGYNGQVELIKKGLSQCYECFPKPPQKTFPGCTIRNTPSEPIHCIVWSKHLFNQLFGEEDPDQDVSPDTADPEAAGDKAGEEALNSDANDKGNVVRVSTRLWAHANGYDPEKLFAKLFHDDIKYLLSMDNLWKKRTPPTPLDWKNLPDEVAGCSKDTDEGLKDQQRWSIAKCALIFAKAVDNLKTKLEELRKKSPSDHLVWDKDDQDAMDFVAACANIRAYIFGIAQKSRFDIKSMAGNIIPAIATTNAIIAGVVVLHAFRILSGNLKACKSVYLRPRPNHRNQFLVPERDVNPPNPKCYVCAPTPTAVLAIDTTKMTIAELNDLVLKDRLNMIAPDVMIDGLGRIIISSEEGETEENNDKILEELGVKNGSILKVDDFQQNYSLTVNIVHRDKPTVRGESPDFLVVADEQDLKPKEEEQTKKDNQTPSTSNGQVTDVEDNDLLEIVPDDDDDLMEVVDEDDVAAKKRKTASSPGREIPSPKKRKTERSVSDDLDDCCVIEDTNEVTCIQQKSSPHKNSPQKRVHS; translated from the exons ATGGCGGCGACTATTGATGGTGTGTTTAATCCTGAGCTTCAAACAGCTATTTTAAAAAGCAAAGTATTAGTTGTTGGTGCCGGTGGGATTGGTTGTGAAATCCTAAAAAATCTTGTTATGACTGGATTCCATGATATCGAAATA atTGATCTCGATACAATTGACGTAAGCAATCTCAATCGCcagtttttatttcaaaaacaaCATGTTGGTAAATCAAAATCAGCAGTAGCACGTGAAACTGCATTAACATTTAATTCTGATGCTAAAATAACTGCTTATCATGACAGTATTACCTc ATCTGATTatggattgaattttttcaagaaatttgATGTAGTAATGGGAGCTTTAGACAACAGAGCAGCAAGAAATCACGTTAATCGCATGTGTTTAGCTGCTGATGTACCGCTAATTGAGTCAGGAACTGCTGGATACAATGGTCAAGTTGAGCTGATTAAAAAAGGACTGAGTCAGTGCTACGAATGCTTCCCAAAACCTCCACAAAAAACATTTCCCGGATGTACAATTCGTAACACTCCTAGCGAGCCTATTCACTGTATAGTCTGGTCGAAGCATTTATTCAATCAATTATTTGGTGAAGAAGATCCTGATCAAGATGTATCGCCAGACACAGCAGATCCCGAGGCTGCTGGTGATAAAGCCGGCGAAGAAGCTTTAAATTCAGATGCTAATGACAAAGGAAATGTCGTACGTGTGTCAACACGACTGTGGGCGCACGCAAACGGATACGATCCGGAAAAACTTTTCGCTAAATTGTTTCACGATGACATCAAGTATCTTCTGAGTATGGACAATTTGTGGAAGAAGAGGACACCTCCAACTCCTCTTGACTGGAAAAATTTACCTGACGAAGTTGCCGGTTGTAGCAAAGACACCGACGAAGGGTTGAAAGACCAGCAGCGATGGAGTATCGCTAAATGCGCGCTTATATTCGCAAAGGCAGTAgataatttgaaaactaaaCTCGAGGAACTGCGCAAAAAGTCACCGAGCGATCATTTAGTTTGGGACAAAGACGACCAAGATGCCATGGACTTTGTGGCTGCCTGTGCAAATATACGCGCTTATATATTTGGTATTGCGCAGAAATCACGCTTTGATATTAAATCAATGGCTGGTAATATCATACCAGCAATCGCTACGACAAATGCCATCATTGCTGGTGTCGTTGTTTTACATGCATTCCGTATTTTATCTGGAAACTTGAAAGCCTGTAAATCTGTTTATCTGAGACCGCGCCCAAATCATCGTAATCAATTTTTAGTACCCGAGAGAGATGTAAATCCTCCAAATCCAAAGTGTTACGTTTGTGCGCCAACACCTACAGCTGTTTTAGCAATCGATACTACTAAGATGACAATTGCTGAGCTAAATGATTTGGTATTAAAAGACAGATTGAATATGATTGCGCCTGATGTTATGATTGATGGGTTGGGTAGAATAATAATCAGTAGTGAAGAAGGTGAAACAGAggaaaataatgacaaaataCTTGAAGAACTTGGTGTCAAAAATGGTTCAATACTTAAAGTTGATGATTTCCAGCAGAATTATTCATTAACTGTCAATATTGTCCATCGTGACAAACCCACAGTACGCGGAGAGAGTCCAGATTTTTTGGTTGTCGCTGATGAGCAGGATCTCAAACCAAAAGAAGAGGAACAAACTAAAAAAGACAACCAAACACCATCGACTTCCAATGGCCAGGTCACTGATGTCGAGGACAATGATCTGCTGGAGATCGTTCCAGACGATGACGATGACCTGATGGAAGTTGTTGATGAAGATGACGTGGCTGCCAAGAAACGAAAAACAGCATCGTCACCTGGACGGGAAATTCCGTCGCCGAAAAAACGAAAAACTGAACGGTCAGTTTCTGATGATTTGGATGATTGCTGTGTTATTGAGGACACTAACGAAGTTACCTGCATTCAACAAAAATCAAGTCCACATAAAAATAGCCCGCAGAAGAGAGTTCACAGCTAG
- the LOC130669336 gene encoding DNA/RNA-binding protein KIN17, with protein MGKHEVGTPKYIANKIKSKGLQKLRWYCQMCQKQCRDENGFKCHTMSESHHRQLLLFADNASKYMDQFSREFSDGFLHLLKRQFGTRRVLSNRVYQDYITDRQHMHMNATQWLSLTAYVKWLGRTGKCTVDETEKGWYITYIDRDPETVAAEEKKAKKQKMDKDDEERLMEFIGKQVEKGSVEKKIKAEESATPLIRSEEDGPLVLEMKLKPKASLLMGPPVGLVKKSVVKIKDEPLDSDDVSVVDWNENNRSREPSECRSTISCKRKSDDGDSYKKSKADSRSSEDKPSTSQGWLQENLVVKVITQSLGSKYYKAKGVVLSPVLESGFVGKIKLTSPEEVQGHIVKLDQEHLETVIPAIGREVMIIQGKYRGSVGTVEKVRVEDFAVDVNITRDDKYVKRIPYESICKFVR; from the coding sequence ATGGGTAAACACGAAGTAGGAACACCAAAATATATTgctaacaaaataaaatcaaagggtttacaaaaattacgatgGTACTGCCAGATGTGTCAGAAACAGTGTCGTGATGAAAATGGGTTCAAGTGTCACACAATGTCTGAATCACATCACcgtcaattattattatttgcagACAATGCTAGCAAATATATGGACCAATTTTCACGTGAATTTTCCGatggttttttacatttaCTTAAACGTCAATTTGGTACACGGCGGGTTCTTTCAAACCGTGTCTACCAGGACTATATCACAGATCGACAACACATGCACATGAATGCAACACAATGGCTGAGTTTGACAGCTTACGTCAAATGGTTGGGACGTACGGGAAAATGTACCGTTGATGAGACTGAAAAAGGCTGGTATATTACGTACATTGATCGTGATCCTGAGACAGTTGCTGCTGAAGAAAAGAAAGCCAAGAAACAAAAGATGGACAAAGATGACGAGGAACGACTGATGGAATTTATTGGCAAGCAGGTAGAGAAAGGCAgcgttgagaaaaaaattaaagctgaagAGTCTGCTACTCCGTTAATTCGTTCAGAAGAAGACGGTCCTTTGGTATTGGAGATGAAATTGAAACCCAAAGCTTCTTTACTAATGGGACCACCTGTAGGACTTGTCAAAAAATCAGTTGTTAAAATTAAGGACGAGCCTTTGGACTCCGATGACGTCAGTGTCGTAGATTGGAATGAAAATAATCGGAGTCGAGAACCAAGTGAATGCAGGTCTACTATAAGCTGCAAAAGAAAATCCGACGATGGtgattcttataaaaaatctaaagcaGACTCTCGTTCTTCAGAAGACAAACCATCGACATCCCAAGGCTGGTTACAGGAAAATTTAGTCGTCAAAGTGATAACCCAGAGTCTCGGATCAAAGTATTATAAAGCTAAAGGTGTAGTACTGAGCCCTGTTCTAGAATCTGGATTTGtgggtaaaataaaattgacttCTCCAGAAGAAGTTCAAGGACATATTGTCAAGTTGGATCAGGAACACCTGGAGACTGTTATTCCTGCTATTGGGAGAGAAGTGATGATAATCCAAGGAAAATATCGCGGATCTGTAGGTACCGTTGAGAAAGTAAGAGTTGAAGACTTTGCTGTTGATGTCAATATTACTAGAGATGATAAATATGTGAAAAGAATTCCTTATGAATCTATTTGTAAATTTGTaagatga
- the LOC130669560 gene encoding uncharacterized protein LOC130669560, which translates to MDIDDDEDIFEISDDESTGNKEIPCSYNPIDDHLMKQLNDVKDCITKVKKETENVQSLGNKIINKLYKKCQYVVDDESSGDDELYDANSEPVIKRKKLTKEYQEPLIVTDVWQRIIDDKWVIGVDLENNSQRVLEKPRLFIMIPGESVIKGVTSFWEIINDSLWNRTRELHPESDEIVATAVLDLPTFNDTCQVKVYGTVSYTMDEIELQAPINFLTLTTTQAIDKSLTPRHAKDLHRSVVAMKAAAIEKIIALPLYGEGRGIRILSFIESKDFKEILSDVHVSKNPEIFRHCLIEILSVDNEVTMRISARSTAQLNILTHMLRAEFPDASETGKPDKIADAMAALEKELELKLGCDEPMELLKAKVVTDLLIP; encoded by the exons atGGATATTGATGATGACGAAGACATATTTGAAATAAGCGATGATGAATCTACGGGAAATAAAGAAATACCTTGCAGTTATAACCCCATTGATGATCATTTGATGAAACAATTAAATGACGTAAAAGATTGTATTACTAAAGTCAAAAAAGAAACGGAAAATGTGCAATCACTTggtaacaaaataataaataaactttataaaaagtgTCAGTATGTTGTTGATGATGAAAGTTCTGGTGATGATGAg CTGTATGATGCCAATAGTGAGCCAGTtatcaagagaaaaaaattgaccAAAGAGTATCAAGAACCGCTGATTGTTACTGATGTTTGGCAAAGAATTATTGATGACAAGTGGGTAATAGGAGttgatttggaaaataattctcagag GGTACTTGAAAAACCGCGGTTATTTATAATGATACCGGGTGAAAGTGTGATAAAAGGGGTAACGTCATTCTGGGAAATAATTAACGATTCACTGTGGAATAGAACGAGAGAACTACATCCTGAAAGCGACGAAATAGTTGCAACTGCTGTACTAGACCTACCGACTTTTAATGACACTTGTCAAGTTAAAGTTTATGGAACTGTCAGTTATACTATGGATGAAATTGAACTGCAAGCACCTATTAACTTCCTTACACTAACAACGACTCAAGCTATTGACAAGTCATTAACACCACGTCACGCTAAAGATCTTCATCGAAGTGTAGTTGCGATGAAAGCTGCtgctattgaaaaaataatagcgCTGCCATTGTATGGCGAAGGACGTGGAATCAGGATCCTTAgttttattgaaagcaaagattttaaagaaattttaagtgACGTACACGTTTCTAAAAATCCCGAAATTTTTCGTCActgtttaattgaaattttatctgtCGACAATGAGGTTACAATGAGAATTTCCGCaag GTCGACGGCACAGTTGAATATTTTAACGCACATGCTCCGAGCGGAATTTCCGGATGCCAGTGAGACAGGAAAGCCGGATAAAATCGCCGACGCAATGGCTGCACTTGAAAAAGAACTGGAGTTAAAACTTGGGTGTGATGAACCCATGGAATTACTTAAGGCTAAAGTCGTTACCGACTTATTGATAccatga
- the LOC130669561 gene encoding carbohydrate sulfotransferase 11-like: MTINKNNNHNYLSGKSKIIHRNNFFNYQRLIYIVIVSLFILIGVYNYRYVEQHCKYEYVDVIEKKFIKLNESDELIGPVYLYDRFKDRHEWLIQKCSEYKLNVKNNGTNNEPNAWEYLINDKYKLVWCNVFKAASSSWFYNFNLLAGYDRNYLDNTNETPVSVARKKYPRPSVKELLDALKDHLSFIIVRHPFERLVSAYRDKFASDSYNSFFRPLGKKIIQATRPNYKINKSYPPTFEEFVRYILCQWEFGGEINEHWTSIHKLCTPCLVDFDLILKVETLKEDQDYLINLANIQNIIGATWKNSSKNQTTETVTRKYFSQLTKVHFSRLIEMFKLDFELFGYSEKKYKTYAKKTNKNVPYKCERVRLYINK, from the exons atgactattaataaaaacaataatcacaattatttatctggcaaaagtaaaataattcatcgaaataatttttttaattaccaacGACTAATTTACATCGTTATTGtttcgttatttattttaatcggaGTCTATAATTACCGATATGTAGAACAACATTGCAAGTACGAG tatgtGGACgtgattgaaaaaaagtttatcaaattaaatgaaaGTGATGAATTAATTGGACCGGTATATTTATACGATCGTTTTAAAGATAGACATGAATGGCTGATACAAAAATGTTcagaatataaattaaatgtaaagaATAATGGTACGAATAATGAACCGAATGCATgggaatatttaattaatgataaatataaacttgTTTGGTGTAATGTTTTTAAAGCAGCTTCTTCATCgtggttttataattttaatttacttgctgg atacgATCGCAACTATTTGGATAACACTAACGAAACCCCAGTATCTGTCGCACGTAAAAAATATCCCAGACCTTCAGTTAAAGAACTTTTGGATGCTTTAAAAGATCACTtgagttttattattgtaCGTCATCCTTTCGAACGTCTTGTCAGTGCTTACAGAGACAAATTTGCATCTGATTCGTACAATTCATTCTTCAGACcattgggaaaaaaaattatacaagcCACACGACCAAATTACAAA ATAAACAAATCCTATCCGCCGACATTTGAAGAGTTTGTTAGATATATATTGTGTCAATGGGAGTTTGGAGGAGAAATAAACGAACACTGGACTTCAATTCACAAACTATGTACACCCTGCCTAGTTGATTTTGATCTTATACTAAAAGTTGAAACtttgaaa GAAGATcaagattatttaataaatctagcaaacatacaaaatattataggaGCAACTTGGAAAAATTCATCGAAAAATCAAACAACTGAGACCGtaacaagaaaatatttttctcaactAACTAAAGTTCACTTTAGTCGACTCATTGAAATGTTTAA ACTTGATTTCGAACTATTTGgatattcagaaaaaaaatataaaacttatgctaaaaaaactaataagaATGTTCCTTATAAATGTGAGAGAGTTCGtctgtatattaataaataa
- the LOC130669562 gene encoding carbohydrate sulfotransferase 11-like has product MTGEIRYEYRRKNNHREKMTSRRHVLAGIRRTIIVAGVLALIILALSSQDGSSNSLQQSSAEKETAQSAEERLLEMSTMAETELRLIERRKLLTKRCSESGLDRPGNDSIHKPNAWEFFVNRDYHLIWCNIFKAASTSWIYNFNRLAGYSPQFLKASKAVPVSLARQRYPRPTAEELSRYLNDSVSFLIVRHPFERLLSAYRDKLEQSLPNTLHSKLGVRIINQYRYKDSKHRTRRGPRYPLFEEFVRWLLCEWQAGNELDMHWTPILNFCTPCQVRFDFIAKFETLQDDQNYIIKHVHLEHMIKPEWKNPARGAQTKDVMKKYFVQLSKNQINDLYEMFRYDFELFDYSPKEYIAIGKDITIPSECKK; this is encoded by the exons ATGACTGGAGAAA ttcgATATGAGTATCGTAGGAAAAACAATCACCGAGAAAAGATGACATCACGCCGACATGTCCTCGCGGGCATCCGCAGGACAATTATTGTCGCCGGTGTCCTTGCACTTATCATCCTTGCACTCTCCAGCCAAGATGGTTCGAGCAATAGCCTTCAGCAGTCGTCGGCAGaa aaagAAACAGCTCAATCGGCAGAAGAAAGATTACTTGAGATGAGTACAATGGCAGAGACTGAGCTACGATTAATTGAAAGACGTAAATTATTGACGAAAAGGTGCAGCGAGAGTGGGTTAGACCGCCCGGGAAATGATTCAATACATAAACCTAATGCATgggaattttttgttaatcgTGACTACCATCTTATCTGGtgtaatatatttaaagcTGCATCTACATCGTGGATTTATAACTTCAACCGACTTGCAGG ataCAGTCCTCAATTTTTGAAAGCATCAAAAGCCGTACCAGTATCATTAGCAAGACAAAGATATCCGCGGCCTACCGCCGAAGAATTATCACGATATTTAAATGATAGCGTGAGCTTCCTTATAGTTAGACATCCTTTCGAACGTCTTCTCAGTGCTTATAGAGATAAACTTGAGCAAAGTTTACCTAATACACTTCACAGTAAATTAGGCGTAcgaattattaatcaataccGTTATAAA gattCGAAGCATCGAACAAGACGTGGTCCACGTTACCCACTATTCGAAGAGTTTGTGAGATGGTTACTGTGCGAATGGCAAGCTGGTAATGAGCTAGATATGCATTGGACAccaatattaaatttctgtaCACCTTGTCAAGTTCGTTTTGACTTTATCGCTAAATTTGAAACGCTTCAA gaTGATCagaattatattataaaacacGTGCATTTAGAACATATGATTAAACCAGAATGGAAAAATCCAGCGCGTGGTGCTCAAACAAAAGatgttatgaaaaaatattttgtgcaattatcaaaaaatcaaataaatgatCTTTATGAAATGTTTAG ATATGATTTTGAACTCTTCGATTACTCTCCAAAAGAATATATAGCTATTGGTAAAGACATTACAATTCCTTcagaatgtaaaaaataa